One Siniperca chuatsi isolate FFG_IHB_CAS linkage group LG8, ASM2008510v1, whole genome shotgun sequence DNA segment encodes these proteins:
- the LOC122880760 gene encoding beta-1,3-galactosyltransferase 2-like yields the protein PPLLAQVSPADTSASKYLVAYPHQYRFILDEPNRCWQESPFLVLMIPVAPHNREARDIIHNTWVKETTVLDRVVSHYFLLGLSKEKDGTEPLVEQESQTHHDILQSDFLDSYSNLTIKTMVMFEWLSSHCPNTSYAMKVDSDMFLNVPNLVEMLLKAPRNLYMTGMVARGASVLRYRNSKWFLPVSVFPESKYPPYALGLGYVFSLDLPKKILEASAHVKAVYIEDVYVGLCMRHLGIALTDPPRDGLFRTTMPYFPSNCYWTSVITTILENSNQLSDVWGKYQIQAQSGC from the exons CCTCCTCTGCTTGCACAGGTCTCACCAGCTGACACTTCAGCATCTAAGTACTTGGTGGCATACCCACACCAGTACCGTTTCATATTGGACGAACCCAACAGATGTTGGCAGGAAAGCCCGTTCTTGGTTCTTATGATTCCAGTTGCACCGCACAACAGAGAGGCCCGTGACATAATCCACAACACGTGGGTCAAAGAAACCACAGTGCTGGATAGAGTGGTCAGCCATTACTTCTTGCTGGGACTGTCCAAAGAGAAAGATGGGACAGAGCCCCTTGTGGAGCAA GAAAGCCAGACACATCATGACATTCTCCAGAGTGACTTCTTGGACAGCTACAGTAACCTCACCATTAAAACCATGGTCATGTTCGAATGGCTCAGCTCCCATTGCCCAAACACCTCGTACGCCATGAAGGTCGACTCGGACATGTttctcaatgtccccaacctcgtTGAAATGCTTTTGAAAGCCCCCCGAAATCTCTACATGACAGGAATGGTGGCAAGGGGTGCTTCTGTTCTTAGATACCGTAACTCAAAAtggtttctgcctgtttctgtCTTCCCTGAGTCGAAGTACCCACCGTATGCCCTGGGACTGGGCTATGTTTTCTCACTGGATTTACCCAAGAAGATACTGGAGGCGTCTGCACATGTTAAAGCTGTTTACATTGAAGATGTATACGTGGGACTGTGTATGAGACATTTGGGAATCGCACTGACAGATCCTCCTCGTGATGGTTTGTTTAGGACAACGATGCCTTATTTTCCAAGCAACTGTTACTGGACCTCTGTCATTACAACAATACTAGAGAACTCTAACCAGCTTTCAGATGTATGGGGAAAATATCAGATTCAAGCACAAAGTGGCTGTTAA